CTTTACATAAAGGCACAGGAAAACTAGAATTGGAGGTAATATCAATTATATTCGAAAACGAATGTTTATACATTATTTCTGAGGAAGTGTCTTTAATATGAACTTTTGGAGCTTTTTTTTTGTTTTTGCTTGAGGAATGATATGTTAATTCTTTGTTAGTTGAATGGATTTCTGGACCGTTTTTGCCTAATTGCCAGTATTGAATTTGAAAATGGTTACCAAGTAGTGAAAATTTGAAATCAATAGTATCCTTGTTAAGTATAGGAATAATTCGAAGGATATCACTTTTATCACTGATGAGTGCAAATTTCATATTATATTGTAATCTTTCATTTTAGTTAAATTTTTTATGAGTTATGCCTGATAAATTTTCTCTAAAATATAAAGAGAGCTTTGCGAAATAATATTGAAATCAACCACCTTAATCAAAACCAAAATCATAGACAATCTATTAACCCTCTAAAAATTCTCATGCGGCTGCCGGGATTCGAACTCGGGTTCAAAGCTTGGGAAGCTCCTCTGTAGCCGAATTTACCAATCGCACAACACAGTAAACATGAAAACTTCCACCATTATTAATAAAATAGATTATACAGCTACAAAAGAAGATTTTGAAAAGTGGGTACACAATAGAATTGGAAAAGAGACTGCACAATCATATGTAAGATATCTAGACAGATATCTGACTGATGTAGTAATAGAAGATATAGATGATCTAATTAATATTTCAAGCACCATCAAAAAGGGCTGGAATCCTTTTGCTAAAAGTATAAGGAATCTAATCAATTATTCTATAGAAAAACGCCTGATATCAAAAGAATGGGGACTTGAATTAAAGGAAGTACTCACAATCAAGAAAAATGGAACCGATACATTTGTGCCAAGTGATGAAACTGTTAAGTCTGTTTTAGAAAAATGCACCAAGGAAGAAATGAAGCTACTTATGCATCTCATCTACTACAGCGGAATCAGAATTGTAGAAGCTATCAAAATACTAGCTGAGTTTGAAGAAAGAAAACTACACTATGAAGAGGGCGTTGCATACTACGATCTCGATTGGGAGCGCGGCAATAAAAAAGCA
The sequence above is a segment of the uncultured Methanolobus sp. genome. Coding sequences within it:
- a CDS encoding integrase translates to MKTSTIINKIDYTATKEDFEKWVHNRIGKETAQSYVRYLDRYLTDVVIEDIDDLINISSTIKKGWNPFAKSIRNLINYSIEKRLISKEWGLELKEVLTIKKNGTDTFVPSDETVKSVLEKCTKEEMKLLMHLIYYSGIRIVEAIKILAEFEERKLHYEEGVAYYDLDWERGNKKAFKAFMPAEFAKQLKRTEINENYARKYIRLNGLSLKYGRNYFIDKCVKAGIQESLIKYMIGHSNGSVLMTNYLDKLNNSTVSYRKVMPSLREVMEG